In a single window of the Tellurirhabdus bombi genome:
- a CDS encoding SxtJ family membrane protein, with the protein MMKYPNETDVLKANLAIATGFLAIYLFTNQRYSWMLYVAVIVGAVALLIPALSRWVAWIWFKLAEGLGWFNSRVILSLVFFILLFPFAFLFRLFNKTGNWFSAGKTAKSVYQERNHQYSAKDLEDSW; encoded by the coding sequence ATGATGAAGTATCCCAACGAGACGGATGTACTGAAAGCAAATCTTGCCATTGCAACCGGTTTTCTGGCGATCTACCTTTTTACCAACCAGCGATACAGCTGGATGCTATACGTAGCCGTAATTGTCGGGGCAGTAGCCCTGCTGATTCCTGCTTTAAGTCGCTGGGTAGCGTGGATCTGGTTCAAACTGGCCGAAGGCTTGGGTTGGTTTAATTCACGGGTGATTCTGTCGCTGGTCTTTTTTATACTTCTCTTTCCGTTTGCTTTCTTATTTCGTCTTTTTAATAAAACGGGCAACTGGTTTAGCGCCGGTAAAACAGCGAAGTCGGTTTATCAGGAACGAAATCACCAGTATTCGGCGAAAGACCTGGAGGATAGCTGGTAA
- a CDS encoding 3-phosphoshikimate 1-carboxyvinyltransferase, whose product MSAVQLTPPTGPVRATIQLTSSKSESNRALIINALTGFQANLHNISAARDTQTMIRLLESDEPVADVLDAGTTMRFLTAYFAVSGKHKTLTGTPRMCERPIGILVDALRVLGADIEYLNNEGFPPLTTRGFNKSDTNRVAVRGDVSSQYISALVMIAPLLPDGLVLELTGDVGSRPYIEMTLKQMEHFGVQSQADWSTNTITVPATPYVARDYAVESDWSGASYWYSVVALAEEGSEVELLGLKEQSLQGDSEIVAIMRPLGVESTFFNGGVRLTKIPAQPSLAWDFTDCPDLAQTVAVVAAVKGVLLTLTGIESLKIKETDRVGALQAELQKIGAKLVEVETNTRYEVRQLPSADESAVPSIHTYDDHRMAMAFAPVAMRREVIIEEPGVVAKSYPSFWDDFAKVASVAQL is encoded by the coding sequence TTGAGCGCTGTACAACTGACTCCCCCGACTGGCCCTGTCCGGGCGACGATCCAATTGACTTCCTCCAAGAGCGAAAGCAATCGGGCTTTGATTATCAACGCACTGACTGGCTTTCAGGCCAACTTACACAATATTTCTGCCGCCCGCGATACGCAAACCATGATTCGGCTGTTGGAGTCTGATGAGCCCGTGGCCGATGTGCTGGACGCCGGAACAACCATGCGCTTTCTGACGGCGTATTTTGCCGTTTCGGGAAAGCACAAGACCCTGACGGGTACACCCCGCATGTGTGAGCGTCCCATTGGGATTTTGGTGGATGCCCTGCGGGTACTGGGCGCCGATATCGAATACCTGAACAACGAAGGTTTTCCGCCGCTGACGACGCGAGGATTTAACAAAAGCGATACGAATCGGGTAGCCGTTCGGGGGGATGTGAGTAGCCAATATATTTCTGCACTGGTGATGATTGCGCCGTTGCTGCCTGATGGACTGGTGCTCGAACTAACAGGTGACGTTGGTTCGCGGCCTTACATCGAAATGACCCTGAAGCAGATGGAGCATTTTGGCGTTCAGTCCCAGGCCGATTGGTCAACTAACACAATTACCGTTCCTGCCACTCCGTACGTCGCCCGCGATTACGCCGTCGAATCCGATTGGTCGGGAGCAAGCTACTGGTACAGCGTTGTCGCCTTAGCCGAAGAAGGTTCCGAAGTCGAACTGCTAGGCTTAAAAGAGCAGTCGTTGCAGGGAGATAGCGAAATAGTAGCCATCATGCGACCGCTGGGCGTTGAAAGTACCTTTTTCAACGGCGGGGTTCGCTTAACCAAAATTCCGGCCCAGCCATCACTGGCCTGGGACTTTACTGATTGCCCGGATCTGGCCCAGACCGTGGCCGTAGTGGCCGCCGTGAAAGGCGTTTTGTTGACGCTGACGGGCATCGAAAGCCTAAAAATCAAGGAAACAGACCGCGTAGGAGCACTTCAGGCCGAACTGCAAAAAATTGGTGCGAAGTTAGTCGAGGTAGAAACCAATACACGCTACGAAGTTCGTCAACTGCCATCGGCGGATGAGTCGGCGGTTCCGTCCATTCATACGTATGACGACCACCGGATGGCCATGGCTTTCGCGCCGGTTGCCATGCGGCGGGAGGTTATTATTGAAGAGCCGGGCGTCGTGGCGAAATCCTACCCGTCGTTCTGGGACGATTTTGCAAAAGTGGCTAGCGTAGCCCAGCTTTAA
- a CDS encoding SH2 domain-containing protein — MKSFFFIAIFSCLFTVTQAQSTDTLSIDSLLIRNNPEYANLKKPGTRYVALDKAGPLSPYRRYRYFPGQTIKFRYDGRRYRERISVVTDTSFALVLENSNNFLPETVHFRLDGVERVYTYRRLPWVTLGAVMLPLAGVVFMGADIVNSRQINTRALVPTGVLIGLGGVCYKASFISIPINRNNRLKVLKTY, encoded by the coding sequence ATGAAAAGTTTCTTCTTTATTGCTATTTTTTCTTGTTTGTTTACTGTTACTCAGGCGCAATCAACCGATACGCTATCCATTGATTCGTTGCTGATTCGTAATAATCCAGAATACGCGAATCTAAAAAAACCGGGTACGCGCTATGTGGCTTTGGATAAAGCAGGCCCATTGTCACCCTATCGGCGCTATCGTTATTTTCCCGGTCAGACAATCAAGTTTCGGTACGACGGACGCCGGTACAGAGAACGAATCAGCGTGGTGACGGATACTTCCTTTGCGCTGGTTTTAGAAAATTCCAATAATTTTCTGCCGGAAACGGTGCATTTCCGACTGGATGGGGTCGAGCGGGTTTATACGTACCGACGGTTGCCCTGGGTAACGCTTGGAGCTGTGATGTTGCCCTTGGCGGGTGTTGTTTTTATGGGCGCTGATATTGTAAACAGTCGACAGATTAATACCAGGGCGCTGGTGCCAACGGGCGTTTTGATTGGTTTGGGTGGCGTATGCTATAAAGCGAGTTTTATAAGTATACCTATCAACCGCAATAATAGACTTAAAGTGCTCAAAACGTATTGA
- a CDS encoding NAD(P)H-binding protein, with translation MKTYFSTLVLGATGSLGYAFTVNLLQRNLPVTILVRNRGKAEKLFSNAPTLTIAEGDAQNADLLKQLAVGKDFIFHGINYPYPEWFGNMDAVTRNVIEAAATTDQPATIVFPGNIYNFGNSKTPIREESQPSPCTRKGQLRVDLEAMLKEAATKERCNVLNVRLPDFWGPNVLNEGIRPIFEGALTGKAMPWIANARIAHQAVYTPDAAEVMVQLMQEAVELPLGTYQVWNYGGEIWPSARWFFEKLTRLTGKPLKVRVYPPLLFRFLGLFSPMMRELTEMLYLFENTVVMDDEKLRKKLPDFQPTPLEKAMTDTLAWFAETQLSHQFQPVTPIDGKSGGNSDNPQALNLSIS, from the coding sequence ATGAAAACTTATTTCAGTACGCTTGTCCTCGGGGCAACCGGTAGTTTAGGCTATGCCTTTACGGTTAATCTATTGCAGAGAAATTTACCCGTCACGATTCTGGTTCGAAACCGGGGCAAAGCCGAAAAGCTATTTTCTAACGCGCCTACGCTAACCATTGCGGAAGGCGATGCGCAGAATGCAGACTTGTTAAAGCAACTGGCTGTCGGTAAAGATTTTATCTTTCACGGCATCAATTATCCGTATCCAGAGTGGTTCGGTAACATGGACGCCGTAACGCGCAATGTGATTGAGGCTGCCGCCACCACTGACCAGCCAGCGACGATTGTCTTTCCGGGCAACATCTACAATTTTGGCAATAGCAAGACGCCGATTCGGGAAGAGAGCCAGCCAAGCCCGTGTACCCGAAAAGGCCAGTTGCGCGTTGATCTGGAGGCCATGTTGAAAGAAGCAGCGACAAAGGAGCGATGTAACGTACTGAATGTGCGGTTGCCGGATTTCTGGGGTCCTAATGTGCTGAACGAAGGCATACGGCCTATTTTTGAAGGGGCTCTAACTGGAAAAGCCATGCCGTGGATTGCAAACGCCCGAATCGCCCATCAGGCCGTATACACACCTGATGCCGCTGAAGTAATGGTACAATTGATGCAGGAGGCCGTGGAGCTACCTTTGGGAACGTATCAGGTTTGGAATTATGGCGGCGAAATCTGGCCTTCCGCTCGCTGGTTCTTCGAAAAACTGACACGTTTGACGGGAAAGCCCCTGAAGGTGCGAGTATACCCGCCCCTGTTATTCCGCTTTCTCGGCCTATTCTCGCCTATGATGCGGGAGCTTACCGAAATGCTCTATCTTTTTGAAAATACGGTTGTGATGGATGACGAAAAGCTGCGTAAAAAGCTCCCTGATTTTCAGCCAACGCCCCTTGAAAAAGCCATGACAGATACGCTAGCCTGGTTTGCAGAAACACAGTTAAGTCATCAGTTTCAACCCGTTACGCCGATTGACGGAAAGTCAGGCGGGAACTCCGATAATCCCCAGGCGTTGAACCTGTCCATTTCTTGA
- a CDS encoding DUF5989 family protein — protein MDFLTDLFRFMKERKKWWLAPMILVLLLLGIILVIGGGSAIAPFIYTLF, from the coding sequence ATGGACTTTCTAACGGATTTGTTTCGCTTTATGAAGGAGCGGAAAAAATGGTGGCTGGCACCGATGATTCTGGTGTTGCTCTTGCTAGGCATTATTCTGGTTATTGGAGGTGGTTCTGCTATCGCTCCTTTTATTTATACGCTGTTTTAA
- a CDS encoding Ldh family oxidoreductase, producing MINANSLKDFTRRVFQAIGCSETDAEQAATVLVQADLRGVDSHGVARLAGYVRLYDHGRLNPTPDVRIIHESPSTAVVNGDKGLGLVVGPKAMQIAIDKARVAGTGWVAVRNSNHFGIAGYHAMLALENDMIGWAMTNAAPLVSPTFSLDKLLGTNPIAVAVPALTQPPFVADFATTAVAYGKLEILQRTNQDAPLGWAQDAAGQPTTDAHAVRNGGGLLPLGSDREHGSHKGYALGAMVDIFTGVLSGANYGPWVPPFATAGFMAAQAGVGEGTGHFFGAMRIDAFRPADEFKQHMDQWIAAFRQARAVDGKQVLIPGDPEREMEAIRAAEGIPLIEPVLKSLEELAEKLRIPFIA from the coding sequence ATGATAAACGCAAATAGCTTAAAAGATTTTACCCGACGGGTTTTTCAGGCCATCGGCTGTTCAGAAACTGATGCTGAACAAGCCGCTACGGTGCTGGTTCAGGCAGATCTTCGGGGCGTCGATTCACACGGTGTAGCGCGGCTGGCGGGTTATGTCCGCTTGTATGATCACGGTCGGCTAAATCCAACGCCCGACGTCCGAATTATTCATGAATCGCCTTCAACAGCCGTAGTAAATGGCGACAAAGGACTTGGCCTGGTGGTTGGTCCGAAAGCAATGCAAATTGCCATCGACAAAGCCCGGGTGGCGGGAACAGGCTGGGTTGCCGTACGCAATTCCAATCACTTTGGCATTGCCGGTTACCACGCCATGCTGGCCCTCGAAAACGACATGATTGGCTGGGCCATGACCAATGCGGCGCCGCTGGTCTCTCCTACTTTTTCGCTGGATAAACTACTGGGTACCAACCCAATCGCTGTTGCGGTTCCGGCGCTCACCCAACCGCCGTTTGTGGCAGACTTTGCAACCACGGCAGTAGCATACGGAAAGCTGGAAATCCTTCAGCGTACAAATCAGGATGCTCCTTTAGGGTGGGCCCAGGACGCTGCCGGACAGCCAACCACCGACGCGCACGCCGTTCGGAACGGCGGTGGCTTGTTACCATTGGGGTCGGATCGGGAGCACGGTAGCCATAAAGGCTATGCCCTTGGTGCGATGGTCGATATTTTTACGGGTGTTTTGTCCGGAGCCAACTACGGCCCCTGGGTTCCGCCGTTTGCCACTGCGGGCTTCATGGCGGCACAGGCGGGTGTTGGCGAAGGAACCGGGCACTTTTTTGGTGCCATGCGCATCGACGCCTTCCGGCCAGCCGATGAATTTAAGCAGCACATGGACCAGTGGATAGCTGCGTTTCGGCAGGCACGCGCCGTTGACGGAAAGCAGGTATTGATTCCGGGCGATCCGGAACGGGAAATGGAGGCAATCCGCGCTGCGGAAGGCATTCCGCTTATTGAACCTGTACTGAAAAGCCTGGAGGAACTGGCCGAAAAACTACGTATTCCATTTATTGCTTAA
- a CDS encoding carbamoyltransferase family protein, with protein sequence MKIVGISAFYHDSAAAIIIDGKIVAAAQEERFTRKKHDPDFPTNALRFCLQYGGVSLKDVDAVVFYDKPLLKFERLLETYYHFAPKGVRSFITAIPVWIKEKMFLKRLIREELTKAFGDEAKDVKLLFPEHHLSHAASAFYPSPFERAAILTVDGVGEWATASICLGDGKDITILKELRFPHSLGLLYSAFTYFLGFKVNSGEYKLMGLAPYGDPASPDIARYCDIIRNHIVSIKEDGSVWLNQEYFDYATGLKMVNDDQWEKLFGFPRRNPEDELKEHHCNLGLAIQQITEEVIVKMAEEAKRLTGAKYLCMAGGVALNCVSNGKLQKEGVFDEIFIQPAAGDAGGAPGAALAAYHIFYGKERVVSKGLDGMEGSYLGPTFSDLDVELMSRKYGAVYTRYDNFGDLAKQTAQVLAEGNVVGWIQGRMEFGPRALGGRSILGDPRNAEMQKKLNLKIKYRESFRPFAPSVLAEDCEQYFEYKGVSPYMLLVHPVAKSRQKPLPADYHSLSLRDKLYHLRSDLPSITHIDYSARIQTVHQETNPRYYQLIDAFKQLTGYGVIVNTSFNVRGEPIVCTPEDAYRCFMRTEMDYLAVGNFLFAKQKQPQWQEKDNWKEEFVLD encoded by the coding sequence ATGAAGATAGTGGGGATTTCTGCTTTTTATCATGACTCCGCAGCTGCGATTATTATAGATGGGAAAATCGTAGCGGCCGCTCAGGAAGAACGATTTACCCGCAAAAAACACGACCCCGACTTCCCAACGAATGCACTTCGGTTTTGCCTTCAGTACGGCGGGGTTTCGCTGAAAGACGTAGATGCTGTCGTATTTTACGACAAGCCATTGCTAAAATTTGAGCGTTTGCTGGAAACCTATTACCACTTTGCGCCCAAAGGAGTTCGGTCGTTTATCACGGCTATTCCGGTCTGGATTAAGGAAAAAATGTTCCTGAAACGCCTGATTCGTGAGGAGTTAACCAAAGCTTTTGGTGACGAAGCCAAAGACGTCAAGCTTCTTTTTCCAGAGCACCACCTGTCGCATGCGGCCAGTGCCTTCTATCCATCTCCGTTTGAACGCGCGGCCATTCTGACCGTTGATGGGGTTGGCGAATGGGCAACGGCGTCTATCTGCCTCGGCGATGGAAAAGACATTACCATTCTGAAAGAACTGCGTTTCCCGCATTCACTGGGTCTTTTATACTCTGCTTTTACCTATTTTCTGGGTTTTAAAGTTAATTCAGGCGAATACAAGCTCATGGGCCTTGCCCCCTACGGCGATCCCGCTTCCCCTGATATTGCCCGCTACTGCGACATCATCCGAAACCACATTGTTTCCATCAAAGAAGATGGTTCAGTTTGGCTAAATCAGGAATATTTTGATTACGCCACGGGCTTAAAAATGGTGAATGACGACCAGTGGGAAAAACTGTTTGGCTTTCCCCGCCGGAATCCAGAAGATGAACTGAAAGAACACCACTGCAACCTGGGTCTGGCTATTCAGCAGATTACGGAGGAAGTGATTGTGAAAATGGCTGAAGAAGCCAAGCGCCTGACCGGAGCTAAATACCTGTGCATGGCCGGAGGGGTAGCGCTAAACTGCGTATCCAACGGAAAGCTCCAGAAAGAAGGCGTTTTCGACGAAATATTCATCCAGCCAGCGGCGGGTGATGCGGGTGGCGCTCCCGGCGCAGCCTTAGCGGCTTACCATATTTTCTACGGTAAGGAGCGCGTAGTGAGCAAAGGCCTGGATGGCATGGAAGGTTCTTACCTCGGCCCAACGTTCAGTGATCTGGATGTAGAGCTGATGAGCCGCAAATACGGCGCTGTTTACACGCGTTACGACAATTTTGGCGATCTGGCGAAACAAACCGCCCAGGTTCTGGCCGAAGGAAACGTGGTTGGCTGGATTCAGGGCCGCATGGAGTTTGGACCGCGTGCACTCGGTGGCCGCAGTATTCTGGGCGATCCGCGCAATGCCGAAATGCAGAAAAAACTGAATCTTAAAATCAAGTACCGCGAGTCGTTCCGGCCTTTTGCGCCTTCCGTTCTGGCCGAAGATTGCGAGCAGTATTTTGAGTATAAAGGCGTTTCTCCGTACATGTTGCTGGTGCATCCGGTGGCTAAAAGCCGCCAGAAACCACTTCCGGCAGACTACCATAGCCTGTCGCTACGGGATAAGTTATATCATCTTCGCTCCGACCTGCCTTCTATTACGCACATTGATTACTCTGCCCGGATTCAGACGGTGCATCAGGAAACCAATCCGCGTTATTACCAACTCATTGATGCGTTCAAGCAATTGACTGGCTACGGCGTTATTGTCAATACGAGCTTCAACGTACGGGGCGAACCAATTGTCTGTACGCCTGAGGATGCGTATCGGTGCTTTATGCGGACAGAAATGGATTACCTGGCGGTCGGAAATTTCTTATTTGCCAAGCAAAAACAGCCGCAGTGGCAGGAAAAAGACAACTGGAAAGAAGAATTCGTTTTGGATTAA
- a CDS encoding glycosyltransferase, with the protein MSVEAPVSNSPGLLADYLSSVRPLVSVICISYNHGCFIKAALQSVLEQTYPAIELIVIDNDSKDDTRSVIQEVIDKNPSIQFIANADNVGLCRAFNQGLKQAKGKYVIDLSADDLLHPNRVETQVKTFERLPCDYAVVFGNAAFIDETDNVTGYHFPVNQQKNTTVKVPSGWVFKEILSSYFVCTPTMMMRKDVLDSLGGYDESLAYEDFDFWVRSSRDYRYQYIDSVLTSKRVLQKSLSTQFSRPKNRLLQSTLAVCYKAFDQCRTADEYKALVARLRWCIRQCFYAQHFELAFQFKALLEFIEEPDWQTKLFLQFCRLRIPVNKLYQPYLQWRISREKRPVFQ; encoded by the coding sequence ATGAGTGTAGAAGCGCCCGTATCCAACTCTCCGGGGTTGTTAGCAGATTATTTATCGTCTGTTCGGCCATTGGTTTCCGTAATCTGCATTAGCTACAATCATGGTTGTTTCATCAAGGCGGCCCTGCAATCGGTGCTTGAGCAAACGTATCCAGCTATTGAGTTGATTGTTATTGATAATGACAGTAAAGACGATACCCGATCTGTAATTCAGGAAGTTATTGATAAAAATCCAAGCATTCAGTTTATTGCCAATGCGGACAATGTAGGGTTATGCAGGGCCTTTAATCAGGGTCTGAAGCAAGCCAAGGGAAAATATGTAATTGATCTCTCGGCGGATGACCTACTGCATCCTAATCGCGTTGAAACGCAGGTTAAAACTTTCGAGCGCCTCCCCTGCGATTACGCCGTTGTTTTTGGCAATGCCGCTTTTATTGACGAAACCGACAATGTAACCGGTTATCATTTCCCAGTTAACCAACAGAAAAACACTACGGTTAAGGTTCCTTCGGGCTGGGTATTTAAGGAAATCTTATCTTCCTATTTCGTCTGTACTCCTACAATGATGATGCGGAAAGATGTACTCGATAGCCTGGGGGGCTACGATGAGTCGCTGGCCTACGAAGATTTTGATTTCTGGGTACGCAGTTCGCGCGATTATCGCTACCAATATATAGACAGCGTTTTGACCAGCAAACGGGTTTTACAAAAATCACTCTCTACCCAGTTTTCCCGCCCAAAAAATAGATTGCTGCAATCGACGCTGGCCGTTTGTTACAAAGCCTTTGACCAGTGCCGCACCGCCGACGAATACAAAGCCTTGGTTGCCCGCCTGCGTTGGTGCATCCGGCAATGCTTTTACGCCCAGCATTTTGAATTAGCCTTCCAGTTTAAAGCTTTACTGGAGTTTATAGAAGAGCCAGACTGGCAAACCAAGCTATTTTTGCAGTTTTGTCGCCTGCGCATTCCAGTTAATAAACTCTATCAGCCTTATTTGCAGTGGCGGATTAGCCGGGAAAAACGCCCCGTCTTTCAGTGA
- a CDS encoding YihY/virulence factor BrkB family protein, whose protein sequence is MFEQVMGLKFMQRFRLGLQNNKAFDSKLNWYDFLNRFIAKFLDNDTNERSTSVAYSLILAVFPFIIFLFTLIPYIPIDNLEDQVMEFMRQVLPATTYDTVKHTVLDIISRPRQGVLSFGFILAGYAATSGMVSLMAAFNSSHTSKESRGFFKTRLIAVGLTLTLVISLFLAIAILVVGGVISDYLRQFRIFDNPVFYTLIDLGRYVVVFIVFVLAIAILYRFGPDANMKWKLITPGSILASVLIVITTLGFSYYVSNFSSYNKLYGSIGTLIVLMVWINLVCLLLILGFEMNVSLYNHEEEMLPKVNSKPASVT, encoded by the coding sequence ATGTTTGAGCAAGTAATGGGCCTGAAGTTTATGCAGCGTTTTCGGCTAGGGCTGCAAAATAACAAGGCATTTGACTCTAAGCTGAACTGGTACGACTTTCTGAATAGATTCATCGCGAAGTTTCTGGATAATGACACGAATGAGCGCTCTACCTCAGTTGCCTATAGCCTGATCCTTGCTGTATTTCCGTTCATTATCTTCTTATTTACGCTTATTCCGTACATTCCCATCGACAACCTGGAAGACCAGGTTATGGAGTTTATGCGGCAAGTATTACCCGCCACCACCTACGATACGGTCAAGCATACCGTTTTGGATATCATTAGCCGCCCCCGCCAGGGCGTACTGTCTTTTGGTTTTATTCTGGCGGGTTATGCTGCCACGAGCGGCATGGTGTCCCTGATGGCGGCCTTCAACTCTTCGCATACGAGCAAAGAGAGCCGTGGATTTTTCAAAACGCGCCTGATTGCCGTGGGATTGACTTTAACGCTGGTGATTTCGCTGTTTCTGGCTATTGCCATTCTTGTTGTGGGCGGCGTTATTTCGGACTACCTGCGGCAATTTCGCATTTTCGACAATCCTGTTTTTTACACCTTGATCGACCTTGGTCGTTATGTGGTTGTTTTCATCGTCTTTGTGCTGGCTATTGCGATTTTATACCGCTTCGGGCCCGACGCTAACATGAAATGGAAGCTCATCACACCGGGCTCCATTCTTGCCTCTGTATTGATTGTTATCACTACGCTGGGCTTCTCTTATTACGTCTCTAACTTCAGCTCCTACAACAAACTTTATGGCTCCATTGGAACGCTCATTGTGCTCATGGTCTGGATTAATCTGGTTTGCCTGCTGCTAATTCTAGGTTTTGAAATGAATGTTTCTCTCTATAATCACGAGGAAGAAATGCTTCCGAAAGTCAATTCTAAACCAGCTAGTGTTACCTAA
- a CDS encoding acyl-CoA thioesterase, whose protein sequence is MFIYDVPPVRVRYADTDQMGYVYYGNYARFYEIGRVEALRSLGFHYKEMEASGVMMPVYENRSRYLKPARYDDLLTIRVKISDLPTVRIVFQYDIYNEQGDHLNAGETTLVFQNSGTGRLCKAPQDLIEKLKPFFAATV, encoded by the coding sequence ATGTTTATTTACGATGTTCCGCCCGTCCGCGTCCGTTACGCCGATACCGACCAGATGGGTTATGTCTATTACGGAAATTACGCCCGATTTTATGAAATTGGCCGTGTAGAAGCGCTCCGAAGCCTGGGGTTTCATTACAAAGAAATGGAGGCTTCGGGCGTTATGATGCCCGTTTACGAAAACCGCTCACGCTATTTGAAACCCGCCCGTTACGACGATTTATTAACAATTCGGGTGAAAATTAGTGACTTGCCCACGGTGCGTATCGTCTTTCAATATGATATTTACAATGAGCAAGGCGATCATCTGAATGCGGGTGAAACCACGCTTGTGTTTCAAAATTCAGGTACTGGACGGCTTTGCAAGGCACCCCAGGATTTGATTGAAAAGCTCAAACCTTTTTTTGCAGCGACGGTTTAA
- the mltG gene encoding endolytic transglycosylase MltG, translating to MSLKIKSAILIIATVLLASFSFYFWQIFRTPNLQTGENDGDFALLIPRGATFETVMDSLNKHKVINDKISFGFMARLLKYKEHVKFGRYVIKKEMNNYDAIRKLRAGAQDPMNITFNNIRLKEDLIQRLGNKFEFGPQKLGALLNDPNVCAKYGFDTTTIMCLFLPNTYEFFWTATPETFLDRMGDEYKKFWTDGRKAKAKTMNLSQTQVQVLASIVESETKKEDEKPRVAGVYFNRLQKGMLLEADPTLVFAHRDFSIRRVLNRHKQIDSPYNTYRFKGLPPGPINLPTLTSIDAVLNHENHEYIYFVARADFSGYHTFAKTYSEHLANARIYQQELTKRNILK from the coding sequence ATGTCACTTAAAATTAAAAGTGCGATTCTTATTATAGCCACTGTCCTGCTGGCTAGTTTCTCTTTTTATTTCTGGCAGATATTCCGTACTCCAAACCTGCAAACGGGAGAAAACGATGGCGATTTTGCGTTGCTAATTCCGCGCGGAGCCACCTTTGAAACCGTCATGGACTCGTTGAACAAGCACAAAGTCATAAACGATAAAATTTCGTTTGGATTTATGGCCCGATTGCTGAAATACAAAGAGCACGTTAAGTTTGGCCGCTACGTCATCAAGAAGGAAATGAATAACTACGACGCCATTCGTAAATTGCGGGCGGGCGCGCAGGACCCCATGAACATTACCTTCAATAATATCCGCCTTAAAGAAGACCTTATTCAGCGACTGGGCAATAAATTTGAATTTGGCCCTCAAAAACTGGGCGCTCTGCTGAATGATCCCAACGTTTGTGCCAAATATGGCTTCGACACCACCACCATTATGTGTCTGTTTCTGCCAAACACGTATGAGTTCTTCTGGACCGCCACCCCAGAAACCTTCCTGGATCGAATGGGCGATGAATATAAAAAGTTCTGGACGGACGGACGGAAAGCCAAAGCTAAAACCATGAATCTTAGCCAGACTCAGGTGCAAGTACTAGCTTCAATTGTGGAATCAGAAACGAAGAAGGAAGACGAAAAGCCGCGTGTTGCCGGCGTATATTTCAACCGTTTGCAAAAAGGAATGCTGCTCGAAGCAGACCCGACGCTTGTGTTTGCCCACCGCGATTTTTCCATTCGGCGCGTGCTGAACCGACACAAACAGATTGACTCGCCTTACAATACCTATCGTTTTAAAGGTTTGCCTCCAGGCCCGATCAACCTGCCAACGCTGACCTCTATTGATGCCGTCCTGAATCATGAAAACCACGAGTACATCTATTTTGTAGCCCGTGCCGATTTCTCCGGTTATCATACTTTTGCCAAAACCTACTCAGAACACCTTGCCAACGCCCGGATCTACCAGCAGGAGCTAACCAAGCGTAATATTCTTAAATGA
- a CDS encoding DUF4260 domain-containing protein, with product MKNLLKIEELAQFTLSIAIFTQLPYAWWWFPALILVPDLSMLGYLVSTRLGAYLYNLIHHKATGIIVGSLGFFLQDPAWMLAGCILFAHSSMDRLFGYGLKYTDSFKHTHLDIIGK from the coding sequence GTGAAGAACCTCCTGAAAATTGAAGAACTCGCCCAGTTTACCCTCTCAATTGCTATTTTTACTCAGCTTCCTTACGCCTGGTGGTGGTTTCCGGCGTTAATTCTGGTACCTGATTTAAGCATGCTTGGCTATCTGGTAAGCACCCGCCTGGGCGCCTATCTCTATAATTTAATTCATCATAAAGCAACGGGCATTATCGTTGGCAGCCTGGGCTTCTTTTTGCAGGACCCAGCCTGGATGCTGGCAGGATGCATCCTTTTTGCGCATTCAAGCATGGACCGCCTGTTTGGCTACGGATTAAAATACACCGATAGCTTCAAGCATACGCATTTAGACATTATTGGTAAGTAG